From Thermoflavifilum aggregans, a single genomic window includes:
- a CDS encoding M23 family metallopeptidase, with product MKLPVLVSGLMAVAICVSAQPATTTPSPHAFVPPLHIPLLLAGNYGELRPDHFHAGLDIKTQGRTGIPVYAAADGFISRVAVSNSGYGHVIYIRHANGYTTVYGHLERFMPELAAYVKQQQYRQQSWAIDLQLNPDQFPVHQGQLIAWSGNTGAAVGPHLHFEIRNTSTQTPLNTQLFVLPIEDHLPPTVYRVAIYDRDQSIYLQHPLQLAVHAVQGRWTTQPSEVLVNASHIGVGIQVLDHQNGTSNTFGIYEARLYDSGRPVASFRLDSIPFDVTRDVNAHMDYQTWLEEGRAYQLFFPLPGNRLPVYQLYTPQGAVDISDGKPHHLTIEVTDASGNSRIVRLTLKQAPGAGVHTRSADSCSSLMRPGQLNIVDEPNLSFDLPPEALYDRICFRYTMEATPNPHLLAPVYHLFPATIPLKTDFTLYLKPLPDIPEPLRNKLVIIRTAPRQEELSLAQWTSGGWLAGRFSGFGKFEVKADTVAPLIKPITRLYPGIRLTDAREIRFRVTDDLSGIGSYRAELDGKWLLMGQFRNTIYYTFDEHCPPGKHTLILTVSDRVGNTRTYELHFIR from the coding sequence TTGAAGCTACCTGTTTTGGTTTCCGGACTCATGGCAGTTGCCATATGCGTCTCAGCTCAGCCAGCCACTACAACACCATCCCCGCATGCATTTGTCCCGCCGTTACACATTCCTCTCCTGCTGGCAGGCAATTACGGGGAATTGCGTCCCGATCATTTTCACGCCGGACTGGATATTAAAACACAAGGCCGCACAGGCATCCCTGTATATGCGGCTGCCGATGGCTTTATCAGCCGGGTAGCCGTTTCCAACAGCGGATATGGTCATGTGATATATATCCGCCATGCCAATGGTTACACTACCGTGTACGGGCATCTGGAACGATTCATGCCCGAACTGGCAGCTTACGTGAAACAGCAACAGTACCGGCAACAAAGCTGGGCTATTGACCTGCAGCTTAATCCTGACCAGTTTCCTGTACATCAAGGGCAACTGATTGCCTGGAGTGGCAATACAGGCGCTGCTGTTGGGCCTCACCTGCATTTTGAAATCCGCAATACCTCCACACAAACACCGCTCAATACCCAATTATTCGTCCTGCCCATAGAAGATCATCTTCCGCCAACCGTGTATCGGGTTGCCATTTATGACCGTGATCAGAGCATTTACCTGCAGCATCCGCTTCAGCTGGCCGTGCATGCGGTACAGGGACGGTGGACGACCCAGCCTTCAGAAGTACTGGTCAACGCCAGCCATATCGGCGTGGGCATACAAGTGTTGGACCATCAAAACGGCACATCCAACACCTTCGGTATTTATGAAGCCAGGCTTTACGACAGCGGCCGGCCAGTAGCGTCTTTCCGGCTCGATAGCATTCCGTTTGACGTGACCCGGGATGTGAATGCTCATATGGACTACCAAACCTGGCTGGAAGAAGGCCGGGCTTATCAGCTGTTCTTCCCGCTGCCGGGTAATCGCCTGCCTGTTTACCAGCTTTATACCCCTCAGGGCGCTGTTGATATCAGCGACGGAAAGCCCCATCATCTGACCATCGAAGTGACAGATGCCAGCGGAAACAGCCGGATCGTTCGTCTGACCCTGAAACAAGCGCCCGGCGCTGGTGTACATACCCGTTCGGCTGACAGCTGCTCTTCGCTCATGCGGCCCGGACAACTCAACATTGTGGATGAACCTAATCTTTCTTTTGACCTGCCGCCCGAGGCCTTATACGACCGCATTTGCTTCCGTTACACCATGGAGGCTACCCCAAACCCACATTTGCTTGCTCCCGTTTATCATCTTTTCCCGGCTACCATCCCGCTGAAAACCGATTTCACCCTTTATCTCAAACCTTTGCCAGATATTCCTGAACCTTTGCGCAACAAATTGGTTATTATTCGTACAGCGCCCCGCCAAGAGGAACTAAGTCTAGCACAATGGACATCCGGCGGGTGGCTGGCGGGTCGCTTCAGCGGATTTGGAAAATTTGAGGTAAAAGCCGATACCGTGGCTCCGTTGATTAAACCCATTACTCGGCTGTACCCGGGCATCCGGCTTACAGATGCGCGGGAAATCCGCTTTCGGGTGACCGACGATCTGAGCGGAATAGGCAGCTACCGGGCAGAACTGGACGGAAAATGGCTGCTGATGGGACAATTCAGAAACACGATTTATTATACTTTTGATGAGCATTGTCCGCCCGGAAAACATACGCTTATCCTCACGGTAAGCGATCGGGTGGGCAATACCCGCACCTA
- the gldA gene encoding gliding motility-associated ABC transporter ATP-binding subunit GldA gives MSVKLTHVSRYYGAQPAVDDISFDIHPGEVVGFLGPNGAGKTTTMRMITAYLKPASGKIEVCGHDVVRDSLAVKRITGYLPEQNPLYPDLYVREYLRWMADIHHLGKRARQRVEEVIGLTGLGKESHKKIGMLSKGYRQRVGLAQALLHDPEVLILDEPTSGLDPNQIVDIRQLIRELGRQKTVILSTHILQEVEAMCQRVIIIHRGKIVADGDIETLRQQAAAQQVLEVEWAETLAEDWWRDVPGIQQARAHTPRQWQLIAADAEELKKNLFRYALQNNLNIISLQTQMRSLEEVFRQLTQV, from the coding sequence ATGTCAGTGAAGCTTACCCATGTAAGTCGGTACTACGGCGCCCAGCCGGCTGTAGATGATATTAGTTTTGACATTCATCCCGGCGAAGTGGTAGGCTTTCTGGGTCCCAATGGGGCAGGAAAAACTACCACCATGCGCATGATTACCGCCTATCTGAAACCTGCTTCCGGAAAGATTGAAGTATGCGGTCATGATGTGGTACGTGATTCTTTGGCAGTGAAACGTATCACAGGGTACCTGCCGGAGCAGAATCCCCTCTATCCGGATCTTTACGTACGGGAATACCTGCGGTGGATGGCCGATATTCATCATCTGGGCAAACGAGCCAGGCAAAGGGTGGAAGAAGTGATTGGCCTGACAGGCCTGGGAAAAGAAAGCCATAAGAAAATCGGCATGTTGTCAAAAGGATACCGGCAGCGGGTAGGCTTGGCGCAGGCCTTGTTGCACGATCCTGAGGTATTGATTCTGGATGAACCCACTTCAGGCCTGGATCCCAATCAGATTGTAGATATCCGGCAGCTGATCCGTGAATTGGGCCGACAGAAAACCGTGATTTTATCAACCCATATCCTGCAGGAGGTAGAGGCCATGTGCCAGCGGGTTATCATCATCCATCGCGGTAAAATCGTGGCCGACGGGGATATTGAAACGCTCAGGCAACAGGCGGCAGCACAGCAGGTGCTGGAGGTGGAATGGGCCGAAACGCTGGCCGAAGACTGGTGGCGGGATGTACCGGGCATACAGCAGGCCCGCGCCCACACACCCCGCCAATGGCAGCTCATCGCAGCAGATGCCGAAGAACTCAAAAAAAATCTTTTCCGTTATGCTTTGCAGAATAATCTGAATATCATTTCTTTGCAAACCCAGATGCGATCGCTGGAAGAAGTGTTTCGCCAGCTTACACAGGTTTGA